A single genomic interval of Chitinophaga sp. 180180018-3 harbors:
- a CDS encoding MarR family transcriptional regulator, with protein MKLEEELKQAKFKDEFQRAQLNIIFTGIWLEVITNQTLKQYDLSSQQFNVLRILRGSRPNPLNLLDIQERMMDRMSNATRLVEKLRQKGLLTRRQCPSNRRKVEIEITEKGLELLKKLDPVMEEQHLKLAKKITKQEADLINDLLDRLRD; from the coding sequence ATGAAACTGGAGGAAGAACTGAAACAGGCGAAATTTAAGGATGAATTTCAACGGGCCCAGCTGAATATCATATTCACGGGGATTTGGCTGGAAGTGATTACCAATCAGACGTTGAAGCAATACGACTTGTCCAGCCAGCAGTTCAATGTGCTGAGGATATTGAGAGGAAGCCGTCCTAATCCGCTAAATCTGTTGGATATACAGGAACGGATGATGGACAGGATGAGTAATGCCACCCGGCTGGTGGAAAAACTGCGGCAAAAGGGGTTATTAACCCGCCGGCAGTGTCCCAGCAATCGTAGAAAGGTGGAAATTGAAATTACAGAGAAGGGGCTGGAATTATTGAAAAAGCTGGATCCTGTGATGGAAGAGCAACATTTAAAACTTGCTAAGAAGATCACGAAACAGGAGGCTGATCTTATCAATGACCTGCTGGACCGGCTGCGTGATTAA
- a CDS encoding FG-GAP-like repeat-containing protein → MRIFLLSLLPFLFGCHQTSPDAKGKALVEKYCSGCHLAVSPDMLDKETWTNHVLPAMAPRLGIRVWSGNKYYPPMPGEAPAQLSITEWTELVAYFQRCAPEKLIPARPSVPLQRDWACFSLKKPVVKDTQTVAATTMVAFLPDGNGILSSDGNNTLTRWNKELQPVYIRKLHSPAVSVIYTPDSTGQSQAVLTEIGHLRALDVPAGIVTRIDLDKPDVSQTDLMPFLKRPVQTLAADFDKDGLTDLLVCAFGHNQGGLYWLKQLPGHHYRQMPIWEVPGAIHAELRDFNNDGYTDFMVLFAAGNEGIWLFENDKKGGFISTNLLRFPPLYGSTSFQLADFNGDGKPDILYTCGDNADFSMILKPYHGLYVYLNEGNNKYSQAWHYPVNGCTKAVAMDFNGDGRLDIVSIAFFADFRDRSGEKFIYFEGGSKPLQFTPHSPPLEHEGRWLCMDVNDVDGDGDPDIVLGNYAQGFMILDHYKPDWKEYQPFIVLQNNSKR, encoded by the coding sequence ATGCGTATCTTCCTCCTCTCTTTACTACCTTTTTTATTTGGATGTCATCAGACTTCGCCGGATGCAAAAGGAAAAGCATTGGTAGAGAAATATTGTTCCGGCTGTCATTTGGCGGTATCACCGGATATGCTGGACAAAGAAACCTGGACAAACCATGTGCTGCCTGCTATGGCGCCGCGGTTGGGGATCAGGGTGTGGAGTGGTAACAAATATTATCCTCCTATGCCCGGAGAAGCGCCGGCACAGCTTTCCATTACGGAATGGACAGAGTTGGTGGCGTATTTCCAACGCTGTGCTCCTGAGAAGCTCATACCTGCCCGGCCGTCGGTGCCGTTGCAGCGCGACTGGGCCTGTTTCTCCCTGAAAAAGCCGGTAGTAAAGGATACGCAGACAGTAGCGGCTACTACGATGGTGGCCTTCCTGCCCGATGGAAACGGGATACTCAGCAGCGATGGAAATAATACACTTACCCGCTGGAATAAAGAGCTGCAACCGGTATATATCCGGAAATTGCATTCCCCGGCTGTAAGTGTCATTTATACACCTGATAGCACTGGCCAATCCCAGGCAGTGCTGACGGAAATTGGTCACCTGCGCGCACTGGATGTGCCCGCTGGAATTGTCACCAGGATTGATCTTGACAAACCGGATGTTAGCCAGACAGACCTCATGCCATTCCTGAAACGCCCGGTGCAGACGCTGGCTGCGGATTTTGATAAAGACGGACTTACAGATCTGCTGGTATGTGCTTTCGGTCATAACCAGGGTGGATTATACTGGCTGAAACAACTGCCCGGCCATCATTACAGGCAGATGCCGATATGGGAAGTACCCGGAGCAATTCACGCAGAACTGAGAGATTTTAACAATGACGGCTATACGGACTTTATGGTGCTGTTTGCCGCAGGAAATGAAGGAATATGGTTGTTTGAAAATGATAAAAAAGGTGGTTTTATATCCACAAATCTGCTGCGATTTCCGCCGCTATATGGATCTACAAGTTTCCAGCTGGCCGATTTTAACGGAGATGGTAAACCAGACATACTTTATACCTGTGGTGATAATGCAGATTTTTCCATGATCCTTAAACCTTACCATGGATTATATGTCTATCTGAATGAAGGAAATAACAAATACAGCCAGGCCTGGCATTATCCGGTCAATGGTTGTACTAAAGCTGTAGCGATGGATTTTAATGGCGATGGCAGACTGGATATTGTTTCTATCGCATTCTTCGCAGATTTCCGCGACCGTTCCGGGGAAAAGTTCATTTACTTTGAGGGAGGCAGCAAGCCGCTGCAATTTACACCACACTCGCCGCCACTGGAGCACGAAGGCCGCTGGCTTTGTATGGATGTAAATGATGTTGATGGAGATGGAGATCCGGATATTGTACTTGGAAACTATGCGCAGGGATTTATGATACTCGATCATTATAAGCCAGACTGGAAAGAGTATCAGCCGTTTATAGTACTACAGAATAATTCGAAGCGATAA
- a CDS encoding EboA domain-containing protein — protein MAEYAFDQIKVSTLLGTIIRNNGNEKANTWLQQRLQLQQETGAISPFNQTFTAIPRFTGKAIIAITREEDELLQQLLPSFFVHGWTLDRLTRVWWLLQLPTTDKRLYIDTIEQLFNAAEMNELAALYSALALFPWPEEWTARTSEGIRSNIGIVQEAIMLNNPYPARYLSELAWNQLVMKAIFTDKPLHLITGLDERANANLAAILVDFARERWAAGRTLDPMQWRLLGDYVNAENFFAIKRVWDSEHSVEKEAAALVCMQSNYQPAKELLAQAPALLEEIQSGRLTWNTIAKKTSKQLI, from the coding sequence GTGGCTGAATATGCATTCGATCAGATTAAGGTGAGCACGCTGCTTGGTACGATCATCAGGAATAATGGTAACGAAAAAGCCAACACCTGGCTGCAACAAAGGTTACAGCTGCAACAGGAAACCGGTGCCATTTCTCCCTTCAACCAGACTTTTACGGCAATTCCACGTTTCACAGGTAAAGCCATCATTGCAATTACCCGGGAAGAAGATGAACTGCTGCAACAGCTGTTGCCTTCTTTTTTCGTACATGGCTGGACGTTAGATCGTCTCACAAGGGTTTGGTGGTTGTTACAATTACCAACAACAGATAAAAGATTATATATAGATACAATAGAGCAATTGTTCAATGCAGCTGAAATGAATGAATTGGCTGCCTTGTATAGCGCATTGGCGCTTTTTCCATGGCCGGAAGAATGGACTGCCCGCACATCAGAAGGCATCCGCTCAAATATCGGCATCGTGCAGGAAGCAATCATGTTGAATAATCCTTACCCTGCCAGGTATCTTTCAGAGCTTGCCTGGAATCAGCTGGTAATGAAAGCAATATTCACTGACAAACCGTTGCACCTGATAACCGGACTGGATGAAAGGGCTAACGCCAACCTGGCTGCGATTCTGGTAGATTTTGCCCGGGAACGCTGGGCTGCAGGCCGCACCCTCGATCCGATGCAGTGGCGCCTGTTGGGAGATTATGTGAATGCAGAGAATTTTTTCGCCATCAAACGTGTGTGGGATTCCGAACATAGTGTGGAAAAAGAAGCGGCCGCATTGGTTTGTATGCAAAGCAATTACCAGCCTGCAAAAGAGTTGTTAGCTCAGGCGCCTGCTTTACTTGAGGAGATACAATCCGGCCGTCTTACCTGGAATACTATTGCAAAGAAAACATCAAAACAACTCATTTAA
- a CDS encoding DoxX family protein, with product MFKRLLKTDDSLTSFIVRITTALVMLPHGLQKLLGAFGGHGFKGTMNFFTSNGTPAILAFLVIITESIGSLLILFGFTTRLWAGMLTVIMLVAMNMHAANGFFMNWTGQQAGEGFEYHLLVIGINVALLIKGAGRWSVDRQLTK from the coding sequence ATGTTTAAACGCTTACTTAAAACCGACGACAGTCTTACTTCATTTATAGTACGCATCACTACAGCGCTGGTAATGCTTCCTCACGGCCTTCAGAAATTGCTGGGCGCGTTTGGCGGGCATGGCTTCAAGGGCACTATGAATTTCTTTACCTCCAATGGTACCCCTGCTATCCTGGCATTCCTGGTGATCATCACTGAAAGCATTGGCTCATTATTGATCCTGTTTGGGTTTACCACCCGGCTTTGGGCAGGTATGTTAACCGTAATCATGCTGGTTGCCATGAATATGCACGCCGCCAACGGGTTCTTTATGAACTGGACTGGCCAGCAGGCAGGTGAAGGGTTTGAATATCATTTACTGGTGATAGGTATAAACGTAGCCTTGTTAATCAAAGGTGCCGGTCGCTGGTCTGTAGATCGTCAGTTAACTAAATAA
- a CDS encoding TonB-dependent receptor yields the protein MKKFLKQMQAVLCGILLLLAGNSVYAQTKIAGKVTDKASGNPLPGVTIYVKGTNRGTASDPSGNFSLQAKQGEILVFSFVGYDPQEVPAAPGLNVALHEKVGSLEEVVVTGYASQKKKDLTGAVSIVKVENLTKQPTSQIASQLQGQVSGVTVLGGGQPGQEPQVKIRGINTFGNNTPLYIIDGVPVSNLTDVNPNDVQTMQVLKDAGAASIYGARAANGVIVITTKRGNGKVKVTYDGYYGRQVPKGGNVWHILNPQEQANLKWMAIKNSPGTPFQDAQYGSGATPVLPDYIAPAGLKEGDPGVNPDLYYVDPNYKDPAVLKTFYRISKANKQGTDWFHEIFKPAPITSHNISASGGGDIGNYFFSFYYFNQQGTLTNTYNKRYAVRANSNFNITDHIRVGENMEYSIINNPQIGTLVEGSGIGMAFRELSIIPVRDIKGNYAGSSGKDLGNARNPVAIQDRFGRTKAVANRLLGNVYAEADFLKNFTVRTSFGGEVYSFDNNSFTLPEYENAENNTVNSYTETTGNGYDWTWTNTLTYHKNFSATHDLKVMIGTEAYDNYFRTLTGTTTDYFTFDPDFANLSTGTGTPTNGSSFGSDGLFSLFARADYSYKDRYLLGALIRRDGSSRFGPSNRYGNFPAVSAAWRISQEEFMRNIPWISDLKLRGGYGIMGNQINVSPANQFIAYGFDRTSSFYSINGAPTTSKGFIRRQIGNPNAKWESNENSNIGVDATLFKGKLEFTVDYYRKIVRDLLYNPELPGVYGAATVPYSNVAKMRNKGWDINITGNIDLTKDLKLTATGTLTTYNNTILAISESAPYFDLESRRFGSPIIRNAIGHSISEFYGYKIIGFWDSQAEVDAANASAKAKFPDLKEYQAGAGMGRFKYADVNGDGKVDASDRTFLGNPNPKFSYGLNIGLTYKNFDFSAFFYGVQGNKIWNQVKWWTDFYPSFVSAKSKTALYDSWTPDHKNAKAPIQEISSYTSTSGAPNSYYVENGSYLRAKNILLGYTLPSYMLKRIGIEKFRVYVQAANLFTITKYTGIDPEVAGNTQSFGLDEGAYPSQRQYLVGVNVVF from the coding sequence ATGAAAAAGTTTCTTAAACAGATGCAGGCCGTGCTATGCGGCATACTGTTGCTGCTGGCCGGTAACAGCGTCTACGCTCAAACAAAAATTGCGGGAAAGGTAACCGACAAGGCTTCAGGAAATCCGCTGCCAGGCGTTACCATTTACGTAAAAGGTACTAACAGAGGTACCGCCTCCGATCCCTCCGGGAATTTTTCTTTGCAGGCTAAGCAGGGAGAAATACTTGTTTTCTCCTTCGTAGGCTACGATCCACAGGAAGTGCCGGCCGCACCGGGACTCAATGTGGCGCTCCACGAAAAAGTAGGCTCGCTCGAAGAAGTAGTAGTAACCGGTTATGCCAGCCAGAAGAAAAAAGATCTTACTGGTGCCGTTTCTATCGTAAAAGTGGAAAACCTCACCAAACAGCCCACCTCCCAGATTGCCAGCCAGCTGCAAGGCCAGGTATCAGGGGTAACTGTGTTGGGTGGCGGACAACCCGGACAGGAACCGCAGGTGAAGATCAGGGGTATCAATACATTCGGAAATAATACACCGCTCTATATTATAGATGGTGTACCGGTTTCCAATCTTACTGATGTAAATCCCAATGATGTGCAAACCATGCAGGTACTGAAAGATGCTGGTGCTGCTTCTATTTATGGCGCCCGTGCTGCTAATGGGGTGATCGTGATCACTACCAAAAGAGGCAACGGAAAAGTTAAAGTAACCTACGATGGTTACTACGGCCGCCAGGTGCCCAAAGGAGGAAATGTATGGCATATCCTCAATCCACAGGAACAGGCTAACCTTAAATGGATGGCTATTAAGAACTCCCCGGGAACACCATTCCAGGATGCTCAGTACGGTAGCGGCGCTACGCCGGTGCTGCCTGATTATATTGCGCCCGCCGGCTTGAAAGAAGGCGATCCAGGCGTGAACCCGGATTTGTATTACGTGGATCCCAACTATAAAGACCCTGCTGTATTGAAAACATTCTATCGTATCTCTAAAGCTAACAAACAGGGCACAGACTGGTTTCACGAAATATTCAAACCTGCTCCCATCACCAGCCATAATATTTCTGCTTCCGGTGGCGGCGATATCGGTAACTATTTCTTCTCTTTCTATTACTTCAATCAACAGGGAACGCTCACCAATACCTATAATAAACGTTATGCCGTTCGCGCTAACAGCAACTTTAATATAACTGATCACATCAGAGTGGGTGAGAATATGGAATATTCCATTATCAATAACCCCCAGATCGGTACCCTGGTGGAAGGTAGTGGTATAGGTATGGCATTCCGCGAACTGTCTATCATACCGGTTCGGGATATCAAAGGAAACTATGCCGGCTCCAGCGGTAAAGACCTTGGCAACGCCCGTAACCCAGTAGCTATACAAGACCGCTTTGGCAGAACAAAAGCAGTGGCAAACAGGCTGCTGGGTAACGTTTACGCAGAAGCCGACTTCCTGAAAAATTTCACTGTCAGAACAAGTTTCGGTGGTGAAGTATATTCATTCGATAATAATAGCTTTACACTACCCGAATATGAGAATGCAGAGAATAATACCGTAAACTCCTATACAGAAACAACCGGTAATGGTTACGACTGGACCTGGACCAATACACTTACTTATCACAAGAACTTTAGTGCAACACATGATCTGAAAGTTATGATTGGTACAGAAGCGTATGATAATTACTTCCGTACTTTAACCGGTACTACTACCGATTATTTTACTTTCGATCCTGACTTTGCCAACCTCAGCACCGGTACTGGTACGCCTACTAACGGAAGCAGCTTCGGCTCCGATGGTTTGTTTTCTCTCTTTGCCCGGGCCGACTATTCCTATAAAGACCGCTATCTACTGGGCGCCCTGATCCGTCGTGATGGCTCCAGCAGATTCGGCCCTTCCAACCGCTACGGTAATTTCCCGGCGGTGAGCGCTGCATGGCGTATTTCACAGGAAGAGTTCATGAGGAATATCCCCTGGATCTCTGACCTGAAGTTGCGCGGTGGATACGGTATCATGGGTAACCAGATCAACGTGTCGCCTGCTAACCAGTTTATCGCCTACGGCTTCGACAGAACATCTTCTTTCTATAGCATCAATGGAGCACCCACCACCAGCAAGGGTTTTATCAGACGACAGATCGGCAACCCCAACGCAAAATGGGAAAGCAACGAGAACTCCAATATCGGTGTGGATGCAACCCTCTTTAAAGGGAAACTGGAATTTACAGTAGACTACTACCGTAAGATAGTACGTGATCTGTTGTACAACCCCGAACTGCCTGGTGTATACGGCGCAGCTACAGTGCCTTATTCCAACGTAGCCAAAATGAGAAACAAAGGATGGGATATCAACATAACCGGTAATATCGATCTCACCAAAGATCTGAAATTGACTGCCACAGGAACACTGACAACGTATAACAATACGATCCTGGCCATTTCCGAATCTGCTCCATATTTCGATCTCGAAAGCCGACGCTTCGGATCTCCTATCATACGTAATGCTATCGGACATTCTATCAGCGAATTCTACGGATATAAGATCATCGGTTTCTGGGACAGTCAGGCAGAAGTAGATGCCGCTAACGCATCTGCCAAAGCTAAATTCCCCGACCTGAAAGAATACCAGGCCGGCGCCGGAATGGGCCGCTTTAAATATGCGGACGTGAACGGTGATGGTAAGGTGGATGCGAGTGACCGTACTTTCCTGGGTAATCCTAATCCTAAATTTTCTTATGGTCTGAACATCGGGCTTACTTACAAGAACTTTGATTTCAGCGCTTTCTTCTATGGCGTACAGGGTAACAAGATCTGGAATCAGGTAAAATGGTGGACTGATTTCTATCCTTCTTTCGTAAGTGCCAAAAGCAAAACAGCATTGTATGATTCCTGGACACCAGATCATAAAAATGCAAAAGCTCCCATTCAGGAAATCAGCTCTTACACCAGCACTTCAGGTGCCCCCAATTCCTATTATGTGGAAAATGGATCCTATCTGCGTGCCAAGAATATTCTCCTCGGCTATACGCTGCCGTCTTATATGCTGAAACGCATTGGCATAGAAAAGTTCAGGGTGTACGTGCAGGCGGCTAACCTGTTTACTATCACCAAATACACTGGTATAGATCCTGAAGTAGCTGGAAATACACAGTCATTCGGATTGGACGAAGGTGCCTATCCCAGCCAGCGTCAGTACCTGGTGGGTGTGAATGTTGTATTCTGA
- a CDS encoding transmembrane 220 family protein, with product MKVLNIVLCLMFILFAGLQYNDPDPYVWMPIYLYSAVLCWLAARDRFYPKWYLAGILVYLVYATYKFFDQNGVIDWVTQHNAENLAETMKATKPWIEETREFFGLFICIAALGMNWIVGKRRITN from the coding sequence ATGAAAGTTTTGAATATTGTTCTATGCCTGATGTTCATTCTTTTTGCAGGCTTACAATACAACGATCCGGATCCATATGTGTGGATGCCTATTTATCTTTATTCGGCGGTTCTCTGCTGGCTTGCCGCGCGCGACCGCTTTTATCCCAAATGGTATCTTGCCGGCATCCTGGTTTATCTTGTATATGCCACCTATAAATTTTTTGATCAGAACGGCGTCATCGACTGGGTTACCCAACACAACGCGGAGAACCTGGCAGAAACGATGAAGGCCACAAAGCCCTGGATTGAAGAAACCAGAGAGTTTTTTGGGCTGTTTATTTGTATAGCGGCGCTTGGTATGAATTGGATTGTAGGGAAGAGGAGAATTACGAATTAG
- a CDS encoding YceI family protein, with product MKKGFFFTSLLVLASIVSFAQVKWNADPAHTSIIFGVKHLGLSYVQGHFTKFSGTIETADSTNFQNAKVDFTVDAASISTGVDQRDNHLKSDDFFNAAEYPALTLKSISMKKVAGDKYVLLADLTIRNTTKRVAFDVTYNGVIKDPWGLRRAGFTAKATINRLDFGVKYADKLPSGVYAVAPTVDITVNVEAVKQ from the coding sequence ATGAAAAAAGGTTTCTTCTTTACATCCCTCCTGGTTTTAGCCAGTATTGTATCTTTTGCGCAGGTAAAATGGAATGCGGATCCTGCACACACCAGCATCATCTTTGGTGTCAAGCACCTGGGTCTGAGCTATGTACAGGGCCACTTTACCAAATTCAGCGGCACCATTGAAACTGCCGACAGCACTAATTTTCAGAATGCAAAGGTAGATTTCACTGTAGATGCAGCAAGCATTTCTACCGGTGTGGATCAGCGCGATAATCACCTGAAGTCAGATGATTTCTTCAACGCAGCTGAATATCCTGCCCTGACGCTGAAAAGCATCTCCATGAAAAAGGTTGCTGGCGACAAATACGTATTGCTGGCTGACCTTACTATCAGGAATACCACTAAACGTGTAGCCTTTGACGTTACTTACAATGGCGTGATTAAAGATCCATGGGGATTGAGAAGAGCAGGTTTCACTGCTAAAGCCACCATCAACCGTCTTGATTTCGGCGTGAAATACGCAGATAAATTACCTTCCGGTGTATATGCGGTAGCTCCTACTGTTGATATTACCGTGAACGTGGAGGCGGTAAAACAATAA
- a CDS encoding DinB family protein: MKKEAIHPDSGYYNRYISQVPDVDLNTALDQSLAALQSLDIAALEPLSDYAYAPGKWTVKMVLQHIVDTERVFSFRAMLFSRHDRQLPPSMDENEYAANAPVEHRQIKEILDELKALRMATIAQYNSFTPAILLTTGMSWKTEMSVLAMGFTIVGHQIHHLNILQERYLQPYTNKDVSI, encoded by the coding sequence ATGAAAAAGGAAGCTATCCACCCGGATTCAGGTTATTATAATCGCTATATCAGCCAGGTTCCCGACGTAGACCTCAACACTGCACTGGATCAGTCATTAGCGGCATTGCAATCGCTTGACATAGCAGCGCTTGAACCGCTGTCTGATTATGCCTATGCACCAGGCAAATGGACGGTGAAGATGGTATTGCAACATATCGTTGATACGGAACGTGTATTCAGTTTCAGGGCGATGTTGTTTTCCCGGCATGACCGGCAGTTACCGCCATCGATGGACGAGAATGAGTATGCCGCCAATGCTCCCGTGGAGCATCGCCAGATAAAGGAGATCCTGGATGAATTGAAAGCACTTCGTATGGCGACGATTGCTCAGTACAACAGTTTTACACCAGCTATATTACTTACCACCGGTATGAGCTGGAAAACGGAAATGTCGGTGCTGGCGATGGGATTTACTATTGTCGGGCACCAGATACATCATCTGAATATATTGCAGGAAAGGTACCTCCAGCCTTATACTAACAAGGATGTTAGTATTTAA
- a CDS encoding 3-oxoacyl-ACP reductase family protein has translation MKRLENKIALVTGGSRGMGAAIVRRLAGEGAKVVFTYVKGVRQATELVEELNGKGQHAEAIAADSADAQAVTNAVDHTVKTYGGIDILVNNAGIAVMKEFAAYTLEDYEQTMAINTRAVFVATQTATRHMGTGGRIITIGSCMADRVVGPYGTLYSMSKSALIAFNKGLARDLGSRGITTNLVQPGPVDTDMNPADGAHADQQRQHIALGHFGKADDVADLVSFLAGPESGYINGSALTIDGGLNS, from the coding sequence ATGAAAAGACTGGAAAACAAAATAGCCCTGGTTACAGGAGGAAGCAGAGGTATGGGCGCTGCCATTGTAAGGCGACTGGCAGGAGAAGGAGCCAAAGTTGTATTCACCTATGTAAAAGGGGTCAGGCAGGCTACCGAGCTGGTAGAGGAGCTGAATGGAAAAGGTCAGCATGCGGAAGCAATAGCGGCCGACAGTGCGGATGCACAGGCAGTAACAAACGCTGTAGATCATACCGTGAAAACATATGGTGGCATAGATATCCTTGTCAACAATGCCGGCATTGCAGTCATGAAGGAATTCGCAGCTTATACACTGGAAGATTATGAACAAACCATGGCAATTAATACACGGGCGGTGTTTGTGGCAACACAGACAGCCACGCGGCATATGGGCACCGGCGGGCGTATTATCACTATCGGCAGCTGCATGGCCGACCGGGTAGTGGGGCCCTATGGTACCTTGTATAGTATGAGTAAGTCGGCGCTCATCGCCTTCAACAAAGGACTGGCGCGTGATCTGGGCAGCAGGGGTATTACCACTAATCTCGTACAGCCGGGACCGGTAGATACAGACATGAATCCAGCCGACGGTGCTCATGCAGATCAGCAGCGACAACATATTGCCCTGGGGCATTTCGGCAAAGCCGACGACGTTGCGGACCTGGTAAGCTTCCTGGCAGGCCCTGAAAGCGGCTACATCAATGGATCAGCCCTGACTATTGATGGCGGGTTGAATAGCTGA
- a CDS encoding RagB/SusD family nutrient uptake outer membrane protein, with amino-acid sequence MKTLRYTSLAAIMLAGLFAACSKSFLERTPKGTLTEEIVANKAGVNYLLIGAYAVLDGQGNGAAVGGGNPWEASPTNWIYGSVVGGDAHKGSNAGDQEPINEIAKSTYTSANNFFNSKWKAVYEGVSRCNLTLTKMHQATDMSADEKKSVEAQARFLRAHYYFELKKFFNNVPYVSDTTADPRVANDKDIWPYIEADFKFAADNLPADYAASGEVSRANKSAAQAYLAKTYLYEKKYQDAFTLFQTVVNTGVTSAGVKYGLPARYEDNFDAAKKMGNPEAVFYIEMTANDGTNTIANANSGEMLNFPYDPSPFGCCGFYQPSQDLVNSFRVDASGLPYLDDYNDHSVKSDKGINSSQSFTPDDGLLDPRLDWTVGRRGVPYHDWGNHPGALWQRDQSYGGPYSPKKMVYWKKDQDKYHDAHSWAPGSAINVHLIRFADVLLMYAEAAAQIGNLPVALQAVNTVRDRMKNNPTQWLHQFNDATQQFSPTVMAANYLIGDYPVFPDKAYALKAIYFERKLELATEGHRFFDLSRWGIADQVLNAYYASEKKAGFTDLNGAIFTKGKNEYFPIPQRQIDLTLQAGKPVLKQNTGY; translated from the coding sequence ATGAAAACATTACGATATACAAGTCTTGCTGCAATTATGCTGGCCGGCCTGTTTGCCGCCTGCTCGAAGAGTTTCCTGGAACGTACGCCTAAAGGCACTTTAACAGAAGAAATCGTAGCCAACAAAGCCGGCGTGAATTACCTGCTGATAGGCGCATATGCTGTGCTCGACGGACAAGGTAACGGCGCTGCCGTAGGCGGTGGAAACCCCTGGGAAGCTTCGCCTACCAACTGGATCTATGGAAGCGTAGTGGGAGGCGATGCCCATAAAGGCAGCAATGCCGGCGACCAGGAGCCTATCAATGAAATCGCTAAAAGCACTTACACATCTGCCAATAACTTCTTCAACAGTAAATGGAAGGCTGTTTATGAAGGTGTAAGCCGCTGTAATCTTACATTGACCAAAATGCATCAGGCAACTGACATGTCGGCCGATGAAAAAAAATCAGTAGAAGCCCAGGCCCGTTTTCTCCGCGCGCACTATTATTTTGAACTGAAGAAATTCTTCAACAACGTGCCGTATGTATCCGATACTACAGCGGATCCCAGGGTGGCTAACGACAAAGATATCTGGCCATACATTGAGGCCGATTTCAAGTTCGCTGCCGATAATCTTCCTGCCGATTATGCTGCCAGTGGAGAAGTAAGCAGGGCGAATAAATCAGCCGCACAGGCTTACCTGGCAAAAACATATCTCTATGAGAAAAAATACCAGGACGCATTTACCCTGTTCCAGACAGTAGTAAATACAGGCGTTACCAGCGCAGGTGTGAAGTATGGCCTGCCTGCACGTTATGAAGACAATTTCGATGCTGCCAAAAAAATGGGGAACCCGGAAGCGGTATTTTATATAGAGATGACAGCGAATGATGGTACCAATACCATAGCCAATGCCAATTCCGGCGAAATGCTGAACTTTCCTTATGATCCCAGTCCCTTTGGCTGCTGTGGCTTCTATCAGCCTTCACAGGATCTCGTGAATTCTTTCCGCGTAGATGCAAGCGGATTGCCTTACCTGGATGATTACAACGATCATTCGGTGAAATCTGATAAAGGTATCAACAGTTCTCAGTCCTTTACGCCTGATGACGGTTTGCTTGATCCCCGCCTCGATTGGACAGTTGGGCGTCGTGGTGTGCCGTACCACGACTGGGGAAATCACCCCGGCGCATTATGGCAGCGTGATCAGTCGTACGGTGGCCCCTATTCACCGAAGAAAATGGTATACTGGAAAAAAGATCAGGATAAATACCACGATGCACACTCCTGGGCACCAGGTTCCGCGATTAACGTTCATCTGATTCGTTTTGCAGACGTATTACTCATGTATGCCGAAGCTGCCGCCCAGATAGGCAACCTGCCGGTAGCACTGCAGGCCGTAAATACAGTGAGAGACAGAATGAAGAATAATCCCACTCAGTGGCTGCATCAGTTCAATGATGCTACCCAGCAGTTCAGTCCCACCGTAATGGCAGCCAACTACCTGATCGGAGATTATCCGGTATTCCCGGATAAAGCCTACGCATTGAAAGCAATTTACTTCGAGCGTAAACTGGAGCTGGCAACTGAAGGGCATCGCTTCTTCGATCTCTCCAGATGGGGTATTGCTGATCAGGTACTGAATGCCTATTATGCTTCCGAGAAAAAAGCGGGATTCACTGACCTGAATGGAGCGATATTTACCAAAGGTAAAAATGAATACTTCCCGATTCCGCAACGTCAGATTGACCTTACATTACAGGCAGGAAAACCTGTACTGAAGCAGAATACAGGATACTAG